One genomic segment of Odocoileus virginianus isolate 20LAN1187 ecotype Illinois chromosome X, Ovbor_1.2, whole genome shotgun sequence includes these proteins:
- the LOC139033118 gene encoding uncharacterized protein — MGTAEEDGEDFKSGLSSRYSKSLYNFGQQRVPFSRCLVASEEPPQELGQSSRSPRPWPQGECGRPPPARGEGSRVRARDWGCAARGAGPAALPGRGGGGDGRAGGGALRFAGRRERGGEDSSDSGWQRDGGRTCGLVGRLTLWEEGKRRPPLPRSEETPGGRGSGRRYLLQQRTPQRSRSRLAHRPPTATLRAGGSVEAKTGASRSTFRKIRVNLSTQTQGSEKPQMEKLSPKRLQHP; from the exons ATGGGAACTGCAGAAGAAGATGGAGAGGACTTCAAATCTGGATTATCTTCCAGGTACAGCAAAAGCCTTTATAACTTCGGGCAGCAGCGAGTGCCCTTCTCAAG GTGCCTCGTGGCGAGTGAAGAGCCACCGCAAGAGCTAGGGCAGAGCTCGCGGAGCCCACGCCCTTGGCCGCAGGGTGAGTGCGGGAGGCCGCCGCCGGCCAGGGGAGAGGGAAGCCGGGTAAGAGCGCGGGATTGGGGATGTGCCGCACGAGGCGCGGGCCCCGCAGCCCTCCcggggcgtgggggggggggggatgggcgGGCCGGGGGCGGAGCGCTGCGCTTCGCGGGGCGGCGGGAAAGGGGCGGAGAGGACAGCTCTGACTCCGGCTGGCAGAGGGACGGTGGCAGAACCTGCGGGCTAGTTGGGAGGCTCACCCTCTGGGAGGAAGGGAAGCGGAGACCGCCGCTGCCGAGGAGCGAGGAGACGCCTGGAGGCCGAGGGTCAGGCCGCCGCTACCTCCTCCAGCAGCGGACACCGCAGAGATCGCGCAGCCGGCTGGCGCACCGGCCACCAACGGCGACCCTTCGCGCAG GTGGCAGTGTAGAAGCCAAGACGGGAGCTTCCAGAAGtactttcagaaaaataagagtGAACCTCAGTACGCAAACACAGGGATCTGAAAAACCACAG